The following proteins are co-located in the Acinetobacter shaoyimingii genome:
- a CDS encoding coiled-coil domain-containing protein — translation MTNESLALLQFTLKRLVFVNSAKHAYSELLLDQHLAMFGRNNNGKTASLAATKLLLFPETNFRHCFNKFGFEGKDGPYDAEQSFRFYFPTIKSYIALEVENPSGTFTMVLYRAASSEKNQSFAYHRAFIPLPYEQVRQLFWNMEEEDFSEQLGTEQLTKFTQKNRGLIIHEASKLRQMIFARLGSPEAQYCIVPLKDNTTDSINAFRKIYNLAFSMSSNVSEVLPSAIAALIEMQRGRQEEKLDHDLDETYQKYLQLNKQSENLKLKQNNLERFNQLAHEFHGLNQATNDYSLQSHRIHQYVDQKINTLLPVQTENQQTLNDLNKTLRELKSQIEQVKTQRTECHSQIELREKDLNNINKKIEQAGKVQCEYPPSMTIHEIKHALHVDTQELIEKRDLLRDFTKAETAFQSKRKQLLAHQQKLEQLNQDIQTLKNQQDKDLLINQISEHSLQILYNLNPALVKISQVISVEEKKSIESFTQLFQLNTSHLDFKQHPTQILFHHYQPEQLIVQLENQHQQLHVQSQDLEIEVKELEQLIRDANNPELHNANEQKLTESIELNQTDIGLLDALQSHKERFKEYSAEIEVLNEQKLKLDEQFQILNIQFDDLKTQQGNCQSILDQLNDQQDKFKRIKHSLENAANMFDVLPSTRFDAELFKIDHGSVDELLEQAQHLTDQARKLQKQYNDYVFKFTQFSNEVPTADLDLNRVHIRLDELEHSVEIYKNVFANLDLEQQQFNHAVLGHNEEIRSQIHEINEAQDQLHRVVAMINKKLNQHQISNLTEIRLHLETVSDFDALKNTLDKYNISGETLAEESFYLSLIAFFNKHQEKGRLKMANLIQSIQYRYKIDGQEVMKSQSGGTTTTITSFVLSVLLNEIKLIGSSVRIPIIVDEISALDAENTASTIQQIGEYGFSIFCATPELTAYLVSEVGRYIYINQNVAKHFMEPECQWNIMPHHVNHWGIHEVQS, via the coding sequence ATGACCAATGAAAGTTTGGCTCTATTACAGTTCACACTTAAACGCTTAGTTTTTGTCAACTCGGCTAAACATGCCTATTCCGAATTACTCTTAGATCAGCATTTGGCGATGTTTGGACGCAATAACAACGGTAAAACGGCAAGTTTAGCAGCAACCAAATTGCTCCTTTTCCCAGAAACCAATTTTCGACATTGTTTCAATAAATTTGGTTTTGAAGGGAAGGATGGTCCCTATGATGCAGAACAATCATTTCGCTTTTATTTTCCGACCATTAAATCGTATATTGCCTTAGAAGTCGAAAACCCAAGTGGTACGTTCACGATGGTGTTGTACCGTGCTGCCAGCAGTGAAAAAAATCAAAGTTTTGCCTATCATCGTGCATTTATTCCTTTGCCTTATGAGCAAGTGCGTCAACTGTTTTGGAATATGGAGGAAGAGGATTTCTCTGAACAACTAGGTACAGAACAACTGACCAAATTTACCCAAAAAAATCGTGGCCTGATCATTCATGAAGCCTCAAAACTTCGCCAAATGATTTTTGCACGCTTAGGTAGTCCAGAAGCGCAATATTGTATTGTGCCTTTAAAAGACAACACTACAGATTCGATTAACGCATTTAGAAAAATTTATAATCTCGCATTTTCAATGTCGAGTAATGTCTCAGAAGTTTTGCCTTCAGCCATTGCTGCTTTAATTGAAATGCAACGTGGACGACAAGAAGAAAAGCTCGATCATGATTTGGATGAAACCTATCAAAAATATTTACAACTCAACAAACAAAGTGAAAATTTAAAATTAAAACAGAATAATTTAGAGCGCTTTAATCAGCTTGCTCATGAATTTCATGGTTTAAACCAAGCAACCAATGACTATTCTTTGCAGAGTCATCGTATTCATCAATATGTCGATCAAAAGATCAATACCTTATTGCCTGTACAAACAGAAAATCAGCAAACATTAAATGACTTGAATAAAACTCTTCGTGAGCTCAAATCCCAAATTGAACAAGTCAAAACGCAACGAACAGAATGTCACTCACAGATTGAACTTCGGGAAAAAGACCTCAACAACATCAATAAAAAAATAGAACAGGCTGGAAAAGTACAATGTGAATATCCACCTTCAATGACTATTCATGAAATTAAACACGCATTGCATGTCGATACACAAGAACTCATCGAAAAACGTGATCTTCTACGTGATTTCACTAAAGCAGAAACGGCATTTCAAAGCAAAAGAAAACAATTATTAGCGCATCAGCAAAAACTCGAACAACTGAATCAAGACATTCAAACACTTAAAAACCAGCAAGATAAAGACTTATTGATTAATCAAATCAGTGAACATAGTCTTCAAATTTTGTATAACTTAAATCCAGCTTTGGTAAAAATCAGCCAAGTGATTTCAGTTGAAGAAAAAAAGAGTATTGAGTCGTTTACCCAGCTATTTCAACTCAATACATCGCATCTTGATTTTAAGCAACATCCTACGCAAATTTTATTTCATCACTATCAACCTGAACAACTGATTGTACAACTTGAAAATCAGCATCAACAATTACATGTTCAATCGCAAGATTTAGAGATTGAAGTGAAAGAACTTGAACAGCTGATTCGTGATGCAAATAATCCAGAATTACACAATGCCAATGAACAAAAGTTAACTGAAAGCATTGAACTGAACCAAACAGATATAGGATTACTGGATGCTTTGCAAAGTCATAAAGAGCGTTTTAAAGAATACAGTGCTGAAATTGAAGTTTTAAATGAACAAAAGCTAAAGTTAGATGAACAATTTCAAATTTTAAACATTCAATTTGATGATTTGAAAACACAGCAAGGCAATTGTCAGTCAATTTTGGATCAGCTTAATGACCAGCAAGACAAATTTAAACGTATTAAGCATTCACTTGAAAATGCTGCGAATATGTTTGATGTCTTGCCATCAACACGTTTTGATGCAGAACTTTTTAAAATAGATCACGGATCTGTAGATGAGCTCCTTGAACAAGCACAGCACCTCACAGATCAAGCTCGAAAATTGCAAAAGCAATACAATGACTATGTGTTTAAGTTTACGCAATTTTCTAATGAAGTCCCTACAGCCGATTTGGATTTAAATCGTGTACACATCCGTTTAGATGAATTAGAGCACAGCGTCGAAATTTATAAAAATGTATTTGCCAATTTAGACCTTGAACAACAGCAATTTAATCACGCTGTGTTGGGACATAATGAAGAAATACGTTCGCAAATCCATGAAATCAACGAAGCACAAGATCAGCTGCATCGTGTGGTTGCGATGATCAATAAAAAGTTGAATCAACATCAGATTTCCAATTTAACGGAAATTCGATTACATCTAGAAACGGTTTCAGATTTTGATGCATTGAAGAATACACTGGACAAATATAATATTTCAGGTGAAACACTGGCTGAAGAATCATTCTATTTGTCACTGATTGCATTCTTTAACAAGCATCAAGAAAAAGGTCGTTTGAAAATGGCCAACTTGATTCAGTCCATTCAATATCGCTATAAAATTGATGGTCAAGAAGTAATGAAGTCTCAATCTGGTGGAACCACCACGACCATTACTTCATTTGTTCTCTCTGTATTACTCAATGAAATTAAATTAATTGGGTCATCGGTACGTATCCCGATTATTGTCGATGAAATTTCAGCTTTAGATGCTGAAAATACAGCTTCGACCATTCAACAAATTGGGGAATATGGTTTTTCTATTTTCTGTGCAACTCCTGAACTCACAGCGTATTTGGTCTCTGAAGTGGGTCGTTATATCTATATCAATCAGAATGTTGCAAAGCACTTCATGGAACCTGAGTGCCAGTGGAATATTATGCCGCATCATGTAAACCATTGGGGGATACATGAAGTTCAATCGTGA
- a CDS encoding nuclear transport factor 2 family protein: protein MENKTLITEFYAAFSRGNAEEILQYVTDDFIMHVPGQGLNAGEYWGKEGFKKFLGNIASYGGGEFSVSVPTVAINDDVIYTREQIIMNRKSNPAEMWTLRLIMEYRLKDNLISEAWTIPMDPDIYDAFWTPGAAFKAPKSIEKSVVTINTDQSEDKVSKNFDHVEAFYHYFWKNDLNSMSKLATPDLVFTVPGSSFLAGYYQNWEGYVDFRSRLLSNVSGDKYKLEIDSIAASENEVFVKEYIRMNRSWDPEVQTSYVILNFIMKEGMIIQINDVPVDSIPYDAFFTKPVNQ from the coding sequence ATGGAAAATAAAACGTTAATTACCGAATTTTACGCAGCTTTTAGTCGAGGCAATGCAGAAGAGATTTTACAGTATGTGACTGATGATTTTATTATGCATGTGCCTGGTCAGGGCTTAAACGCTGGTGAATACTGGGGTAAAGAAGGCTTTAAGAAATTTTTAGGCAATATTGCTTCCTATGGGGGTGGTGAATTTTCTGTTTCTGTACCCACAGTTGCAATCAATGATGATGTGATTTACACACGCGAACAAATCATCATGAATCGTAAATCGAATCCTGCTGAAATGTGGACTTTACGGTTAATTATGGAATATAGACTCAAAGATAATTTGATTTCTGAAGCGTGGACCATTCCCATGGATCCAGATATATATGATGCTTTTTGGACACCTGGTGCAGCATTCAAAGCGCCTAAAAGTATCGAAAAATCCGTTGTCACCATCAATACCGATCAATCGGAAGATAAAGTTTCGAAAAACTTCGATCATGTTGAAGCGTTCTATCATTACTTCTGGAAAAATGATTTAAATTCAATGAGTAAATTAGCCACACCAGATTTAGTCTTTACCGTCCCTGGAAGCAGTTTTTTAGCCGGATATTATCAAAACTGGGAAGGTTATGTCGATTTCCGCAGTCGTTTATTGTCTAACGTCTCAGGTGATAAATACAAATTGGAAATAGACAGTATTGCGGCCTCGGAAAATGAAGTTTTTGTTAAAGAATACATCCGAATGAATCGAAGTTGGGATCCTGAAGTACAAACCAGTTATGTGATTCTGAACTTTATAATGAAAGAGGGAATGATCATACAGATCAATGATGTGCCTGTAGATTCTATCCCTTATGATGCATTTTTTACCAAGCCTGTAAATCAGTAA
- a CDS encoding YybH family protein, with translation MISIVQTSANLSPEQVIMQYGEYLNAKNIDGIISLYHDDAEIIPDQLPSIVGTALIVPFYEQTFSSIQIDGKLVVRSTDVSADIAIVRCEEQANVTELATGQTTKNYFREMFVLKKIKDTWLIYKYMFSQNNSQVSN, from the coding sequence ATGATTTCTATTGTACAAACATCGGCAAATTTGAGTCCTGAGCAAGTGATCATGCAATACGGCGAATACCTCAATGCAAAGAATATCGACGGTATTATCTCGCTTTACCATGATGATGCAGAAATTATCCCAGATCAATTGCCAAGCATTGTAGGTACAGCTTTGATCGTTCCATTTTATGAACAAACATTTTCCAGTATTCAAATTGATGGGAAACTTGTGGTTCGATCAACAGATGTAAGTGCAGATATCGCCATTGTACGTTGTGAAGAGCAAGCCAATGTCACAGAGTTAGCGACAGGACAGACCACAAAAAATTATTTTAGAGAAATGTTCGTTCTCAAGAAAATCAAAGATACATGGTTAATTTATAAATATATGTTTTCACAAAACAATAGCCAAGTCAGTAACTGA